The genome window CGACGGCTTCATCGAGTGCGGCACCGACAAAGTGACCTGGTGCTTCGGGCACATGCTCGAACAGGCCGACCCCGACGAGTACACGCCCGATGACGTGCCGCGCGGCCAGTCCGGCAAGAAGGTCTGGCGCGTCGATGAGCTGCCCATCATCCCCGAGAGCTGGATTCTCAAGCCCAAGGACGACGCGAAGAAGCAGCTCGCCGTGATCGGCAAGCTGCTCAAGGAGGCCAAGGAGATCGTCAACGCCGGCGACCCCGACCGCGAAGGCCAGTTGCTGGTTGACGAAGTGCTGGAGCACTTCCGCAACAGCAAGCCGGTGCGCCGCTTTTGGGTGAGCGCGCAGGACTCCGTTTCCGTCAAGCGCGGCCTGGCCGCGTTGAAGGAGAACACCACCTATGCAGGCTGGGCCGACGCTGCACGCGGGCGGCAGCGCGCCGACTGGCTGATCGGCATGAACCTCAGCCGCGCGTACACGCTGCGCGCGCAGCGCGGCGGCTCGCGCGCCCTGCTGACCGTGGGCCGCGTGCAGACGCCGACGCTGGCCCTCGTGGTCGCCCGCGACCGCGAGATCGAGGCATTCAAGGCCGTGCCGTACCACACCATCCGGGCGGTGGTGCAGCACGCCGGCGGCAGCTTCGCCGCCGCATGGAAGGCGAAGGAGGATCAAGCCGGTCTGGACAGCGAAGGCCGCCTTGTCGATACCGCCGTCGCCGACGCCCTGGTGGCCGCCGTCAAGGGCCAGCCGGGCACCATCGCCGCGTACAAACAGGAGGCCAAGAAGCAGAACCAGCCGCTGGCCTTCGCCCTGTCCGACATTACGGCACTGGCCTCGGCCAAGTTCGGCTACAGCGCCGAGGACGTGCTGAACACCTGCCAAGCGCTCTACGAGACGCACAAGCTGACCTCGTACCCGCGCACCGACTGCGCCTACCTGCCGGAGTCGCAGCACGCCGACGCGCCGCGCGTGCTGGAGGCGATCAAGCACGTCAACCCCGAACTGGCCGGCCTGGTCGATGGTGCCGATCCGCGTATCAAGTCCAAGACGTGGGACGACTCGAAGATCACCGCGCACCACGGCATCGTGCCGACCATGCAGAAGGGCAGCAAGGCCGCCCTCAGCGAGCGCGAGCGCAACATCTACGACCTGATCGTGCGCGCCTACCTGGCGCAGTTCTACCCGCTGCACGAGTACATGCAGACCACCGTGGGCGTCGAGATCGCGGGCGAGAACTTCGCCGCGAGCGGCAAGGTAGTCACGCGCAACGGCTGGCGTGACGTGTACAGCCAGGCCGACGAGGAAGGCGAGAAGGACGAGGACGACGACAGCGGCACGCAGGCCCTGCCGTCGATGGCCCAGGGCGACGCCGTGACCTGCACGGACGCCACCCGCAAGGACGCCAAGACGAAGCCGCCAGCGCGCTTTACCGAGGGCACGCTGATCCGCGCGATGGAGAACATCCACAAGTTCGTCAGCGATGCCGAGCACAAGAAGATGCTGCGCGAGGGCGACGGCATCGGCACGTCGGCCACCCGCGCGTCGATCATTTCCGAGTTGAAGCGGCGCGAGTTCCTGGCCGTCAAAGGCAAGCAGATCATCAGCACGACCCTCGGCCGCAGCGTCATCGACGCGCTGCCCGAGGTTGTGAAAAGCCCGGTGCTGACCGCGCTCTACGAGCGGATGCTGAAAGGCGTCGAGCAGGGCACGGCCGCCCTGGACGCCTTCATCACGAAGCAAGAGACGTTCATCCGCGACCAGGTGGCGAAGGCCAACAGCGGAGCCGTGACCATCGCCGGCGGCAAGGAAGCCGCGCCGGTGTCATCCCTTCACAAGTGCATGGCCTGCGGCAGCGGCTTGTCGCGCCGGCCGAGCAAGAAGAAGGGGCAATTCTGGTGGGGTTGCAGCAACTTCCCCACATGCAAGCAGACCTACCCCGACCTCAAGGGTCGGCCCGACTACAGCAAGGGCCGCAACGGCCAGGCATCCGAATGACCACAGCGAAGGAGATCGACCATGAACGAGCAAACCACCACCAACACCGCCGCCCACGACGAGCCGCTGGCCGTCCTGCCGCCGGTTGACGACGACGCCGCCGGCCGCGAGGCCGTGCGCGAGAAGATGGCCGACGCGCTGACGCCCGGCTTCCAGGTCGAGTTCGACCCCGACGAAGCCGAGCGCGTGGGCGCGTTCGTGGAGGACGCGCTGTCCGAGCAGGACGCCGCCGCGAGCGGCGACGACCTGGTGGAAGTCGATGGCGCGCTGGAGCCGGCATTCCTGGACGACGAAGGCCCGAGCGCCGACATCCCGCCGTTCATCACCACCACGAACGCCCGCGAGCTGTACGACCTGCGGCCCGGCGAGACGGTTGCCCAGGCCGCCGCGCGCAAGGCGTCGGAGGGCTGACCCATGCCGATCACGAAAGCCGAGGCGCAAGGGGTGACGCGGGCTTTCGTCCGCGACTACCCCGGCGCGCTGGAGCTGGCCTACAAGTTCCGCGAGGACGCGGCCGAGCTGTACGGGCCGCGAGCGGCCGAGGTGCCGGCCGACATGAAGGGCGGCTACGTGCCCAAGGAGACGCTGCACGCCGGCCGCGCTTACCGTGGCCGCGTGGACGTGCCCTTGCAGAACGTCGAGAGCGCCAGCGACCTACTGATGACGCTGCGGCACGAGGTGCTAGGCCACTACGGGGCCAACACCTTCGCGCCGGGCGAGAAGCGCGCCTTGCTGGACGGCCTGGCGGCCGCCCGCAACGAACCCACCCTCAAGCCGCTATGGGATGACGTGAACCGGCGCTATGCCGGCCAGTCCCTGGACGTGCGCGCCGAGGAAGTGTTTGCCCTGCACTGCGAGGGCATCGAGCCGAGCCAGCACCAGGTCGCCGACCAGGTGCAGCAGCGCGGCCAACAGTCATTCACGGAAACCTGCATCGCCCGCGTGCGGCCCATGCAGGCCGACGACCTGCACAACATCGTGTGCATGGTCGCCCAGGGCCTGCGCGACCGTTCCCGGACACAGCAGAACTTCCCTCAGTTCAACGAGCTATTCCGAAGGGACGAGAACATGGAGCCGAAGAAGCCGTTTCACGAAGTCGTGGCCGAAAAGCTGATCGAGCAGCTCAAGGCCGGCACCGCACCGTGGCAAAAGCCGTGGGAGCCGGGCGAACCCAACGCCTACCTGCCGATGAACCCGACCACCGGCAAGCGGTACAAAGGGATCAACGCCATCCACCTGATGGCCCAGGGCCGCAGCGATGCGCGCTGGATGACCTACAAGCAGGCCGCCGCCGTGGGCGCGCAGGTTCGCAAGGGCGAGAAAGGCACGCCGGTTCAATACTGGAAGTTCAGCGAAGAGCAAGACAAGCTGGACGACAGCGGCCGGCCCGTCCTCGATGCGAAGGGCCAGCCGGTCAAGGAAACCGTCATGCTGGAGCGGCCGCGCGTGTTCTTTGCGACCGTGTTCAACGGCGAGCAGATCGACGGCCTGCCGCCGCTCCAGCCGAAGAAGGAACAGACTTGGAACGCCGTCGAGCGCGCCGAGCACATCCTGAAAGCCTCGGGCGCGACGATCACCCACGCCGCCGGTGATCGGGCGTTCTACCGCCCTTCGACCGACAGCATCACCCTGCCGGAGCGCGGCCAGTTCCCCAGCTCCGACCGCTACTACGCGACCGCGCTGCACGAGCTGGGCCACTGGACGGGCCACGCTTCGCGCCTTGACCGCGACCTGGCGCACCCGTTCGGGAGCGAGGGGTACGCCAAGGAAGAGCTGCGCGCCGAGATCGCTTCCATGATCGTCGGCGACGAGCTGGGCATCGGCCACGATCCGGGCCAGCACGCCGCCTATGTGGGTTCGTGGATCAAGGCGCTGCAAGACGAGCCGCTGGAGGTGTTCCGCGCGGCCGCCGATGCCGAGAAGATTCACGACTACGTGCTGGCCTTCGAGCAGAAGCAGGTTCAGGAGCAAGACCAGCAGCAGAGCCAGGCCCAGGACGAAGCCGTGGCCCAGGCCCTGGCCGTGGACATTGCCGAAGTCCTGGACAACCCGGACGTGTCTTTCAGCCACTACCAGGCATTCCAGGGCGACACCCTGGAAGACGCCTTGCGCAGCCGTGGCCTCGAAACCGTGGGCAGCATCACCGGCACCGATCCCGAGCAGTTCTACGCGGTCGCGCATGACCGGCTGTCGCCGGTGTTCGGCATCGACCCGAGCCACACCGACACCGACAACGCCTACCTGGAGCGCAAGGGCTTGGCGCAAGAGTTCGCCAACATGGCCGAACAGCTCCACCTCGCGCAGCAGCTCCAGCAGCACGGCGAACAGATCGTGTCGAGCATCGACGCCGAAGCCAGGTGGAGCGACGGCCAGCGCATCTTTGCGTTCCACGACCAGGACGGTGAACCCCACCAGGTTCGCAGCCTGGACGAGCTGAACAACTACGCGCCCGACCAGTTGATGGCCCTGCCGGCGCTGACCCAGCAGCAAGCGGCCGTCGCAGACCAGGAGGCGAACATGACCCCACCGACCATCGACCAGGCGGCCGCCCTGCTGGCCGCCCATCCTGCCGACGCGGTGCAGGGCATCGAGCAGGCCGCCGCCGCGCGCCGGCAGCTCGCCGCCGGCGAGATCGACGGCCAGGCGTTCGCCGACGCGACCCGTCAACACCTTGGCGTTGAGCTGCCGCCCGACTGGAGCGGAGAGCTGCGCATCGTCGGCGTGGCCGAGCAGGACGGCCAGACCGTCGATGCCGCCCAGGCCGGCATCGAGCCGCAGGCGTTCCAGGTCTACGCGCGCAAGGCCGATGCGCAGTTCGGCGAGGACGCCTTTGCCTTCGTCGCCGGCACCCGCACCGAGGGCCAGGCCGAGGCTCTGGCCGAGCGCCTGCACCTGGTCGATGCGCTGGGCACCGACAACCAGCACGAGCGCGCCGCCAAGCTGGCCCGCGTGCAGGAAGAGCGTGTACGGCGCGACCCCAACGCGACCGAAGAGGACATTTCAGCCGCTAAAGAGGCACGCAAGACCGCCGAGGCGTCGGCCATGCTCAACGACAGCGACGCGCAGCGCCGCGCGGCCGAGCTGGAGCGCCAGGAACGCGAGCGGCAGCAGGCGCAGCCGCAGGCCGAGAAGCCCGAACGGCAGTACATCAACGTGCCGTACAAGGAGAAGGACGAGGCCAAGAGCCTCGGGGCGCGTTGGGATCGGCAGCAACAGTCCTGGTACGTGCCGCCGGGCACCGATGCCGCTCCCTTCGCCAAATGGGCGCAGGGAGCCGCTACAGCGGCCGTAGAGCCGCGTTCGGCCCAGCCGGCACCCGAAGCCCAGGGCGAGGCGCAGAAGCCCGCGCAGCAGGCCCAGCAGGCCCGCCAGTACCTGGCCGTGCCCTACGAGCAGCGCAACGCGGCCAAGGCCGCCGGCGCGCTTTGGGACAAGGCCGCGAAGTCCTGGTATGTCGGCCCGCGCGCCGACGCGGCGAAGCTCGAACGCTGGAAGCCCGAGAACGTGCAGGCCCAGCAAGGGCCAGCGATGACGCCAAGGGAAGAGTTCGCCGAGGCCATGCGCAGCGCCGGCCTGTTCACCGGCAGCAACGCCCAGGGCGATCACCCGATCATGGATGGCAAGCGGCACCGCGTGCCGGTCGAGGGCGGCAAGAAGGGCGCGCTCGATGGCTTCTACGTGGGCCACCTGGACGGGCACCCGGCCGGGCGGATCATCAACAACAAGACCGGCACGGACATTACCTGGAAGAGCAAGGGCTACGCCTTGAGCGACCAGGAGAAGGCCAAGCTCCAGGCCGAGGCGGCCGAGAAGCTGGCACAGCGAGCCGTCGAGCAGGACAAGGCCCAGGAGGCCACCGCGCAGCGCGTCGGTCGGCAGATGGCCGACCTCGTGCCCATCGAGCAGCCGACGCCCTACCTGCAAGCCAAAGGCATCCAGGCGCAGGCCGGCGTGATGACCGACCGCGAAGGCCAGAAGACCTACATCCCGGCCTTCGACGCAGAGGGCAAGCAATGGACGATGCAATACATCCAGGAGGACGGCACTAAGCGGTTCGCCAAGGACTCGAAGAAGGAAGGATGCTTCCACCCGGTCGGCGGCATGGACGCCCTGGCGGCCGCGCCGGCGCTGGTGATCTCGGAGGGCTACGCCACGGCGGCCCAGGTGGCCGAGGCCGTGGGCCACGCCACGGTCGCCGCCTTCGACAGCGGCAACCTTGAGGCCGTGGCGAAGGCGCTGCACGCCAAGTTCCCGGACAAGCCGGTCATCATCGCCGGCGACGACGACCGGCACCTGGTCATGACCCACGGCAACAACCCCGGCCGGGAGAAGGCCGAGGCGGCCGCCCAGGCCGTGGGCGGCAAGGCGATCTTCCCGATCTTCGCGCCGGCCGAGAACACCTACCCGCGCGACTTGCCCGCCATCACGCCCGACAGCTTCAAGACCCACCTGCGCGCCGAGCAGCGCCTTGCCGACGCCGCCGCCGGCAAGGTCGAGCTGGCCGGCGACGAGGCGGCCAAGCTCAAGGCGTCGATGTTGAGCGGCGCGCAGATCGCGGCGCTGTCCACGATGAAGCAGCACACCGACTTCAACGACTTGGCGCACAAGAGCGAGCTGGGCATCGAGGGCGTGAAGCGGCAGATCGGCGCGGCCATCAGCCAGGTGCAGCGCGACGAGCAGCAGCACCAGGAGCAGAAGCACGTCGAGAAAAAGCAACAGCAGATCGAGCAGCGCCCACGGCGGGCCGCTCGCATCGGATAAGTCGAAAAATCCGGCTAAAGTGGCCGAGCTGCACATCAGGCCGCGCGGTTTTCCTCCCTGATCGCCGGCGCGGTTTCTTCCTCCCTGAACCGCATGCAGACTTGCCGCCTCGGACACCCCGAGGCGGTTTTTTTTCGCCTCGCTCGAGCATCGCCGCATCCGACGATGCCGAGACGACCAGGCCGCGCACGTCGAGCTGCAGCATCGCCATTGCCGACGATGGCACCAGGTCGCCGGCGGTGGCCACCGACCTCGAGCTCGCATCGCCACATCCGACGATGCGCGCCGGCGTCGACCATCGCCAGGTCTGACGATGGCGGCCGCCCTGCCCTGGATCTCGCATCGCCATTTCTGGCGATGAGATCCACGGAGCGGCCATTTAGACCCGCCAATAACGACCCGGCCAAGATAATGTCATTTTCAGAAGACGACTGCACCAGACAACGCGGTTTGAAGGCTGTTGTGCAGTCGTCTATTGGGGTCGTCTCAGAAAACGGAAAATAAAGCACGCTAAGCGTGCGTGGAGGCTGGCACCCAGCGGTACAGCGTCGGAATGGACACGCCGAGGTTCTTGGCCACGTCCTTGGGCGGCACCCCGCTGGCCAGCAGCTTCTTGGCCGACTCGATCTTGCTGTCGGTCATCTTCGGCTTGCGGCCGCCTTTGCGGCCGAGCTGCTTGGCGACTTCCAGCCCGGCGCGGGTGCGCTCGACGGTCAGCTCGCGCTCCATTTCGGCAAGGCTCGCCATGACGTGGAAGAAGAACCGCCCGGATGGTGTGCCGGTGTCGATGGAGTCGGTGAGGCTCCTGAACTGGACACCGTGCTTGTGCAGATCGCCGACCAGATCGACCAGTTGCTTGACCGACCGGCCCAGCCGGTCGAGCTTCCAGACGACCAAAGTATCGCCTTCG of Variovorax paradoxus contains these proteins:
- a CDS encoding protein TraD, whose product is MNEQTTTNTAAHDEPLAVLPPVDDDAAGREAVREKMADALTPGFQVEFDPDEAERVGAFVEDALSEQDAAASGDDLVEVDGALEPAFLDDEGPSADIPPFITTTNARELYDLRPGETVAQAAARKASEG
- a CDS encoding DNA topoisomerase III codes for the protein MRLFIAEKPSVAKAIAGELGATGKGDGFIECGTDKVTWCFGHMLEQADPDEYTPDDVPRGQSGKKVWRVDELPIIPESWILKPKDDAKKQLAVIGKLLKEAKEIVNAGDPDREGQLLVDEVLEHFRNSKPVRRFWVSAQDSVSVKRGLAALKENTTYAGWADAARGRQRADWLIGMNLSRAYTLRAQRGGSRALLTVGRVQTPTLALVVARDREIEAFKAVPYHTIRAVVQHAGGSFAAAWKAKEDQAGLDSEGRLVDTAVADALVAAVKGQPGTIAAYKQEAKKQNQPLAFALSDITALASAKFGYSAEDVLNTCQALYETHKLTSYPRTDCAYLPESQHADAPRVLEAIKHVNPELAGLVDGADPRIKSKTWDDSKITAHHGIVPTMQKGSKAALSERERNIYDLIVRAYLAQFYPLHEYMQTTVGVEIAGENFAASGKVVTRNGWRDVYSQADEEGEKDEDDDSGTQALPSMAQGDAVTCTDATRKDAKTKPPARFTEGTLIRAMENIHKFVSDAEHKKMLREGDGIGTSATRASIISELKRREFLAVKGKQIISTTLGRSVIDALPEVVKSPVLTALYERMLKGVEQGTAALDAFITKQETFIRDQVAKANSGAVTIAGGKEAAPVSSLHKCMACGSGLSRRPSKKKGQFWWGCSNFPTCKQTYPDLKGRPDYSKGRNGQASE
- a CDS encoding zincin-like metallopeptidase domain-containing protein; the protein is MPITKAEAQGVTRAFVRDYPGALELAYKFREDAAELYGPRAAEVPADMKGGYVPKETLHAGRAYRGRVDVPLQNVESASDLLMTLRHEVLGHYGANTFAPGEKRALLDGLAAARNEPTLKPLWDDVNRRYAGQSLDVRAEEVFALHCEGIEPSQHQVADQVQQRGQQSFTETCIARVRPMQADDLHNIVCMVAQGLRDRSRTQQNFPQFNELFRRDENMEPKKPFHEVVAEKLIEQLKAGTAPWQKPWEPGEPNAYLPMNPTTGKRYKGINAIHLMAQGRSDARWMTYKQAAAVGAQVRKGEKGTPVQYWKFSEEQDKLDDSGRPVLDAKGQPVKETVMLERPRVFFATVFNGEQIDGLPPLQPKKEQTWNAVERAEHILKASGATITHAAGDRAFYRPSTDSITLPERGQFPSSDRYYATALHELGHWTGHASRLDRDLAHPFGSEGYAKEELRAEIASMIVGDELGIGHDPGQHAAYVGSWIKALQDEPLEVFRAAADAEKIHDYVLAFEQKQVQEQDQQQSQAQDEAVAQALAVDIAEVLDNPDVSFSHYQAFQGDTLEDALRSRGLETVGSITGTDPEQFYAVAHDRLSPVFGIDPSHTDTDNAYLERKGLAQEFANMAEQLHLAQQLQQHGEQIVSSIDAEARWSDGQRIFAFHDQDGEPHQVRSLDELNNYAPDQLMALPALTQQQAAVADQEANMTPPTIDQAAALLAAHPADAVQGIEQAAAARRQLAAGEIDGQAFADATRQHLGVELPPDWSGELRIVGVAEQDGQTVDAAQAGIEPQAFQVYARKADAQFGEDAFAFVAGTRTEGQAEALAERLHLVDALGTDNQHERAAKLARVQEERVRRDPNATEEDISAAKEARKTAEASAMLNDSDAQRRAAELERQERERQQAQPQAEKPERQYINVPYKEKDEAKSLGARWDRQQQSWYVPPGTDAAPFAKWAQGAATAAVEPRSAQPAPEAQGEAQKPAQQAQQARQYLAVPYEQRNAAKAAGALWDKAAKSWYVGPRADAAKLERWKPENVQAQQGPAMTPREEFAEAMRSAGLFTGSNAQGDHPIMDGKRHRVPVEGGKKGALDGFYVGHLDGHPAGRIINNKTGTDITWKSKGYALSDQEKAKLQAEAAEKLAQRAVEQDKAQEATAQRVGRQMADLVPIEQPTPYLQAKGIQAQAGVMTDREGQKTYIPAFDAEGKQWTMQYIQEDGTKRFAKDSKKEGCFHPVGGMDALAAAPALVISEGYATAAQVAEAVGHATVAAFDSGNLEAVAKALHAKFPDKPVIIAGDDDRHLVMTHGNNPGREKAEAAAQAVGGKAIFPIFAPAENTYPRDLPAITPDSFKTHLRAEQRLADAAAGKVELAGDEAAKLKASMLSGAQIAALSTMKQHTDFNDLAHKSELGIEGVKRQIGAAISQVQRDEQQHQEQKHVEKKQQQIEQRPRRAARIG
- a CDS encoding recombinase family protein — encoded protein: MLIGYARVSTQDQNLELQREALSKAGCKKVFEDKVSGTRADRPGLAKTLEMLREGDTLVVWKLDRLGRSVKQLVDLVGDLHKHGVQFRSLTDSIDTGTPSGRFFFHVMASLAEMERELTVERTRAGLEVAKQLGRKGGRKPKMTDSKIESAKKLLASGVPPKDVAKNLGVSIPTLYRWVPASTHA